DNA from Candidatus Eremiobacteraceae bacterium:
ACCGTCTGCAACCCGCGCTCTCCTAGGCTTGTAACACTCCGTCTTCGAGGCGCACGATGCGATCGGCGAAGTGAACGATGCGCGGGTCGTGCGTCACCGTCAAGACGGCCGCGCCGCGCGACTTGGTAAGCGCCCGCAGCAATTCCGTGACGTGCCGGCCGTTCTCCGCGTCGAGCGACGCGGTCGGTTCGTCTGCCATGATGAGCGGCGGCGAACCGGCCAGCGCGCGCGCGATCGCGACGCGCTGCTTCTCGCCCGCCGAGAGATCATGCGGTTTGCGATTCGACTTGTCGCCCAAGCCGACTTCATCGAGCAACGCCAGGGCCTGCGCACGCGAGTCCGTTTTGCCCGCACCCTTGAGCGCCAGCGCAAGCTCGACGTTTTCTCGCGCGGTCAGCGCGCCGAACAGATTGAAGCCTTGGAAGATGAAGCCGACGTGCAGGAGGCGGAAGCGCGCGAGCGCGCGCGAGCGCAACGAGGTGAGCTGGAAGCCGCAAGCCATGACGGCGCCCTTCGTCGGCGTGAGGATCCCTCCAAGGATCGACACCAGCGTCGTCTTGCCCGAGCCCGAGGGACCCATGAGCAGCAAGAACTCGCCCGGCATGACGTCGAGCGTCACTCCGCGCAGCGCATGGACGTCCGATCCGCCGTTGTGGTAGGTCATGTACAGATCGCGCGCGGCGACCGCGACCGGATCGCTCATGCCTTGAACACTATCGCGGGATCGACGCGCAAGGCCCGCTGCACTGCGAAGATGCCCGACGCGACACACATGACCGCGATCACCGCCAGCGTGAGCAACGCGCTTGTCGGGGTGATGAGGATAAGAATGCCTTTATGCGCCTGAGACCACGCAGCGATGACGAGGCTCAGCGCGATGCCGGGCACGAAACCGAGCAGCGCCATCAGCAGCGCCTGTTCGGCGACCACCGCGTAGAACAGCGAATCCGGCGCACCCATCGCCCGCAATGTGCCGTACTCTTTGATGTGCTCGACGATCGAGGTGTACAGGATCTGTCCGGCGACCGTCACGCCGACGACGAGACCGACCACGGCGATCAGCCCGAGGATGAATCCGATGCCGGTGCGCCCGACCCAATACGAATCGGTCTGTCGGGCCATCTCCGCTTGGGTATACGCTCGGGTGTCAGGCACCGCGCTGGTCAGACGTCCCTTCAACGCCTCAAGATCCACCCCCGGCGCCGCGCGCACGAGGATGTAGCTGATGTCGTCGGCGGGGCTAAGCTTCCCAGGATCGGGCGTCGGCGTCGGCGCCGGTGTTGGCGTGGCGGCCGGCGCCGGCTTGGGCATTGGGATCAGCCCGACGGCGACGTAGCGCGCGAGCAGCGCCGGGTCGGGAGAGGGCGGCATCGCGGCACGTATGCGGGCAGCGAGCGCTTGCGGTGACGGCGTCGGCGGAGCGGCGTACGCGGTCGCGTTGCCCAGCGATGTATAGATGAAGGTCGCCGAGATGATCGGCTGCGTGCCGCGGACCAATCCGACGATGCGCACGTCGTGCTGGCCGATCTTGCCGGTCCCGCCGACGCCATCGATATTGAGCGCGTCGACCTTGGCAGCGTCGACCAGCGCGGTGTCCGGAACCCCCAGCTCGTCGAGCGTCTGCGCGGGAATGGCGCCCGGCGACCACAGCTGCCCGTGCGGATCGAAGCCGAACACGCGGATGTACTCGAGCTTGTGGATCGGTCCGCGCCAGACCGAGGTCTTGATGAGCAGCGCCTCGGCCGCGCGGACGCCCGTCACGCTTCGGACCTTGGCAAGCGAGTCGTACCTCATCGGAAAGGCGAGCTCGAAGTAGGGAGTTTCACGCGCCGCGACCCAGACGTCAGCATGTGATTCTTGGATCGAGAGCACCGCGGATTTCAGGAACCCGAAATAGATCCCGGCTTCGATGGCGATCAGCCCGACGGCGAAGGCCACGCCGGCTTGCGCCACCAGGAAGCGCGGCATGTCCTCGAAGAGCGTCTTGCGCCCGAGCGGCACCATCGGCACGAACCGCTCAGCTCTTCAAGTACTTGTCGAACCACGCGAGCGTGCGCGTCCACGCGTCGCTGGCGGCCGATGCGACGTACGAAGGCCGCGTATCGTCGAAGAACGCGTGGCCGGCCTCGTCGTAGATCTTCACGTCGTTGGGGATGGTCAGACGCTGCGCCATCGCGCGCACGTCGTCGGGCAAGATGCCGGTGTCGCGCGCGCCGTAGTTGCCCATGAGGGGCACGCGCACCTTATCGGTGTAAGCGAGCGCCATGTCGGTGATCGGGCCGTCGTTGCTCTGACCCCAGCGCACCTTGCCGTAGAAGATGACGGCCGCGTCGAAGGTGGCGTCGTCGACGGCGGCGCGCAGCGCGATGCTGCCGCCCATGCAAAAGCCCATGACGCCGACCTTCGGCGGGCGCTGCTGCTCGGCTGCGTTGACGCGCCGGCGGATCCAGGTCGCGCCCGCGGCGACGTCGCCATCCACTGTCGCGTCGACCAGCTGTGCTGCGAGATCGGAGAACGGCTTATAGTCGGTGGCGCCATCTCCCGACGGCACGTTCGGGAAGCGCCCGTACAGCTCGGGTGCGATCGCGACGTAGCCCGACTTGGCGAGGCGGCGCACGGTGTCGCGTAGCTGCGCGTCCACGCCCCAGATGGCTTGACAGACCACGACGCCCGGCGTGGCGGGCGTGGCGCTCTTGGGATACGCCGCATATGCCGGGATCGGCTGATCAGAACGCGGCAGCATCACGCGCGCGGTATTGATGGAGGGATCGCGTTCGGAGACGATCGGGGGATGCGGCTGGCCGAGCGTTTCATCCGCGGCCAACGCCGTCGCGATGGACGAGGCCGCCGCCGCACCGGCCGACAGACCGATGAACGCCTTGCGATTGAGATCCAACGCGGTGGATGTGACGGGATCGATCTGGTCGTTCATGGCGATTTCCTCGAGGTCATTTCTTGCTCATGCGCCGGGCGAACGCGGCGAGCCCGGCCAGCAATTCGCGTAACTCGGTGCGGACTTCGTCATCGGTCAGCTCGCCGGACGCGTCGAACTTCGTCTGCGCG
Protein-coding regions in this window:
- a CDS encoding dienelactone hydrolase family protein, which translates into the protein MNDQIDPVTSTALDLNRKAFIGLSAGAAAASSIATALAADETLGQPHPPIVSERDPSINTARVMLPRSDQPIPAYAAYPKSATPATPGVVVCQAIWGVDAQLRDTVRRLAKSGYVAIAPELYGRFPNVPSGDGATDYKPFSDLAAQLVDATVDGDVAAGATWIRRRVNAAEQQRPPKVGVMGFCMGGSIALRAAVDDATFDAAVIFYGKVRWGQSNDGPITDMALAYTDKVRVPLMGNYGARDTGILPDDVRAMAQRLTIPNDVKIYDEAGHAFFDDTRPSYVASAASDAWTRTLAWFDKYLKS
- a CDS encoding FtsX-like permease family protein; the encoded protein is MVPLGRKTLFEDMPRFLVAQAGVAFAVGLIAIEAGIYFGFLKSAVLSIQESHADVWVAARETPYFELAFPMRYDSLAKVRSVTGVRAAEALLIKTSVWRGPIHKLEYIRVFGFDPHGQLWSPGAIPAQTLDELGVPDTALVDAAKVDALNIDGVGGTGKIGQHDVRIVGLVRGTQPIISATFIYTSLGNATAYAAPPTPSPQALAARIRAAMPPSPDPALLARYVAVGLIPMPKPAPAATPTPAPTPTPDPGKLSPADDISYILVRAAPGVDLEALKGRLTSAVPDTRAYTQAEMARQTDSYWVGRTGIGFILGLIAVVGLVVGVTVAGQILYTSIVEHIKEYGTLRAMGAPDSLFYAVVAEQALLMALLGFVPGIALSLVIAAWSQAHKGILILITPTSALLTLAVIAVMCVASGIFAVQRALRVDPAIVFKA
- a CDS encoding ABC transporter ATP-binding protein — protein: MSDPVAVAARDLYMTYHNGGSDVHALRGVTLDVMPGEFLLLMGPSGSGKTTLVSILGGILTPTKGAVMACGFQLTSLRSRALARFRLLHVGFIFQGFNLFGALTARENVELALALKGAGKTDSRAQALALLDEVGLGDKSNRKPHDLSAGEKQRVAIARALAGSPPLIMADEPTASLDAENGRHVTELLRALTKSRGAAVLTVTHDPRIVHFADRIVRLEDGVLQA